In Calothrix sp. PCC 7507, one DNA window encodes the following:
- a CDS encoding UbiD family decarboxylase, which yields MARDLRGFIKLLEERGQLQRISALVDPELEIAEISNRMLQKGGPGLLFENVKGASFPVAVNLMGTVERICWAMNMQHPEELETLGKKLSMLQQPKPPKKISQAIDFGKVLFDVLKAKPGRDFFPACQQVVIQGDELDLHKLPLIRPYIGDAGKIITLGLVITKDCETGTPNVGVYRLQLQSQNTMTVHWLSVRGGARHLRKAAERGQKLEVAIALGVDPLIIMAAATPIPVDLSEWLFAGLYGGSGVSLAKCKTVDLEVPADSEFVLEGTITPGEVLPDGPFGDHMGYYGGVEDSPLIRFECMTHRKDPIYLTTFSGRPPKEEAMMAIALNRIYTPILRQQVSEIVDFFLPMEALSYKAAIISIDKAYPGQARRAALAFWSALPQFTYTKFVIVVDKDINIRDPRQVVWAISSKVDPTRDVFILPNTPFDTLDFASEKIGLGGRMGIDATTKIPPETDHEWGLPLESDPDVAAMVDRRWVEYGLADLQLGEVNPNLFGYDVK from the coding sequence ATGGCAAGAGACTTACGGGGATTCATCAAGCTTCTGGAAGAAAGAGGACAATTACAGCGGATTTCAGCTTTAGTTGACCCTGAGTTAGAAATTGCGGAAATTTCCAACCGGATGCTGCAAAAAGGTGGGCCGGGTTTGTTATTTGAAAATGTCAAGGGTGCATCCTTCCCCGTAGCGGTGAATTTGATGGGAACCGTGGAAAGGATATGCTGGGCAATGAATATGCAGCATCCAGAAGAGTTGGAGACGCTGGGTAAAAAGCTGAGTATGCTGCAACAACCTAAACCACCAAAGAAGATTTCCCAGGCGATAGATTTTGGTAAAGTCCTGTTTGATGTTCTGAAAGCGAAACCAGGACGTGACTTTTTCCCTGCTTGTCAACAAGTGGTGATTCAAGGGGATGAATTAGACTTGCATAAGTTACCCTTGATACGTCCTTATATCGGTGATGCTGGCAAGATTATTACCTTAGGATTGGTAATTACTAAGGATTGTGAGACTGGTACGCCGAATGTAGGTGTGTATCGCTTGCAGCTGCAATCTCAAAATACCATGACAGTCCACTGGTTGTCAGTGCGGGGTGGGGCGAGACATTTACGGAAAGCAGCCGAACGTGGTCAAAAATTAGAAGTAGCGATCGCACTTGGTGTAGACCCACTAATTATTATGGCAGCTGCAACGCCCATACCTGTAGATTTATCAGAATGGCTGTTTGCTGGGCTTTACGGCGGTTCAGGTGTGAGTTTAGCAAAGTGCAAAACCGTAGATTTGGAAGTTCCCGCCGATTCAGAATTTGTTTTAGAAGGGACAATTACACCAGGAGAAGTGCTACCAGATGGGCCTTTTGGGGACCACATGGGTTATTACGGCGGCGTGGAAGATTCCCCCTTGATTCGCTTTGAGTGTATGACACACCGCAAAGATCCGATTTATTTAACAACATTTAGCGGTCGTCCACCCAAAGAAGAAGCGATGATGGCGATCGCACTCAATCGGATCTATACCCCTATTCTCCGGCAACAAGTATCAGAAATTGTCGATTTCTTCCTACCAATGGAAGCTTTGAGTTACAAAGCAGCTATTATTTCCATTGATAAAGCATATCCCGGACAGGCGCGACGGGCTGCTTTAGCTTTTTGGAGTGCCTTACCACAATTCACCTACACTAAGTTTGTGATTGTTGTAGATAAAGATATAAATATTCGTGATCCGCGTCAAGTGGTGTGGGCGATTAGTTCCAAAGTTGACCCCACACGAGATGTATTTATATTACCAAATACGCCCTTTGATACTTTAGATTTTGCTAGTGAAAAAATAGGTTTAGGTGGACGGATGGGAATTGATGCAACTACGAAAATTCCCCCAGAAACAGATCACGAATGGGGTTTACCTTTAGAGTCAGATCCCGATGTGGCAGCGATGGTTGATAGGCGATGGGTAGAATACGGTTTAGCAGATTTGCAGCTTGGAGAAGTTAATCCAAATTTGTTTGGGTATGATGTCAAGTAG
- a CDS encoding HAD family hydrolase, with product MTASNPTILALDFDGVICDGLIEYFEVAWRTYCQIWSSAKDTPADDLALRFYRLRPVIETGWEMPVLIKALVDGIADEKILQQWATITPQILLDHKLQAREIGAKLDNIRDEWIATDLAGWLSLHRFYPGVVEKIKVTLASAVKLYIVTTKEGRFVQQLLQQEGVDLPPTAIFGKEEKRPKYEILRELKQKADFQPVSLWFVEDRLKTLQLVQKQPDLNDVKLFLADWGYNTQSERETAKKDPQIQLLSLSQFAKDFSAWY from the coding sequence ATGACCGCAAGTAATCCCACAATTTTAGCCCTAGACTTTGATGGCGTGATTTGCGATGGACTAATTGAATATTTTGAGGTAGCGTGGCGTACCTACTGTCAAATTTGGTCGTCGGCTAAAGACACACCAGCCGATGATTTAGCTTTAAGATTCTATCGCCTCAGACCTGTAATTGAAACTGGCTGGGAAATGCCCGTTTTAATTAAAGCGTTAGTAGATGGAATTGCTGATGAAAAGATTTTGCAACAATGGGCGACTATTACCCCACAAATTTTGTTAGACCATAAGCTACAAGCTAGAGAAATTGGTGCAAAACTAGACAATATTAGAGATGAATGGATTGCGACAGATTTAGCAGGTTGGCTAAGTCTGCATAGATTTTATCCGGGCGTAGTGGAAAAAATCAAAGTGACTCTTGCTAGTGCAGTCAAGCTGTACATTGTCACTACTAAAGAAGGGCGTTTTGTGCAGCAGTTGTTGCAACAAGAAGGAGTTGATTTACCCCCAACAGCCATTTTTGGGAAAGAAGAAAAGCGTCCCAAATATGAAATTCTGCGCGAGTTAAAGCAAAAAGCTGACTTCCAGCCAGTTAGTCTATGGTTTGTTGAAGATAGACTGAAAACATTGCAGTTAGTCCAAAAGCAGCCAGATCTGAACGATGTGAAACTGTTTTTAGCAGATTGGGGCTATAATACCCAATCAGAAAGGGAAACTGCCAAAAAAGACCCACAAATTCAGTTATTATCACTTTCTCAGTTTGCCAAAGACTTCTCTGCTTGGTATTGA
- a CDS encoding DNA double-strand break repair nuclease NurA, producing MLDLTKLARQMQGLSQHLTSEAVASRQRLELAQQHLKNAYKCQQDLVERQEKWRDRILFANATPIEPLETCIDIPVPPKIHTVVATDGSQIAPNHHEIAYCYLLNMGRVVLHYGQNRHPLLDSLPEVFYRPEDLYASRQWGIRTEEWMGYRRTASEATVLAELACAVQEERENLHLAGNSKPEIPILAMVDGSLIYWFLEQLPMDARDRILPPILEAWQQMRDAKIPLMGYLSASRNVEGMNFLRLLACPHPVPDCQSYCPNQLEKVPCKIFEPLRDTSLWATQLKPGQRGPLWRSNARILELYEDQTIYFCYVHVGTEIARIEIPAWVAEDASMFDLSLGLMLAQVQKGCGYPVAIAEAHNQAVVRGGDKARFFALLEKQMIKAGIRNVGTSYKEARKRGSIA from the coding sequence ATGCTGGACTTAACAAAATTAGCGCGACAAATGCAGGGTTTAAGCCAACATCTGACCTCAGAAGCTGTTGCTAGTCGCCAGCGTTTGGAATTGGCGCAACAACATTTAAAAAATGCCTATAAATGCCAACAAGATTTAGTTGAACGTCAAGAAAAATGGCGCGATCGCATTCTCTTTGCTAATGCTACCCCGATTGAGCCGCTAGAAACTTGTATTGATATCCCCGTTCCCCCAAAAATTCATACTGTCGTTGCTACTGACGGTTCCCAAATTGCCCCCAACCACCACGAAATCGCTTACTGCTATCTCTTAAATATGGGTAGAGTAGTGTTGCACTACGGGCAAAATCGTCACCCATTGCTAGATAGTTTGCCAGAAGTATTTTATCGCCCAGAAGATTTATATGCATCTCGACAGTGGGGCATTAGAACTGAGGAATGGATGGGTTATCGCCGGACTGCTAGTGAAGCAACAGTCTTAGCAGAACTTGCGTGTGCAGTGCAAGAGGAGAGGGAAAATTTACACCTTGCCGGCAACTCAAAACCAGAAATACCTATCCTAGCAATGGTGGATGGTTCATTAATTTACTGGTTTTTGGAACAGTTGCCAATGGATGCACGCGATCGCATTTTACCGCCAATCCTGGAAGCTTGGCAGCAGATGCGTGATGCTAAAATCCCGCTGATGGGATATCTCAGCGCCTCTCGCAACGTCGAAGGCATGAATTTTTTACGCCTTTTGGCTTGTCCCCATCCAGTACCAGACTGTCAGAGTTATTGCCCCAATCAGTTAGAAAAAGTACCTTGTAAAATTTTTGAACCCCTGCGAGATACTTCCCTTTGGGCAACCCAACTCAAACCAGGACAACGCGGCCCCTTATGGCGGAGTAATGCTAGGATTCTGGAACTATATGAAGACCAAACAATTTACTTTTGCTATGTCCACGTCGGCACCGAAATTGCCCGGATAGAAATTCCCGCGTGGGTAGCAGAAGATGCATCTATGTTTGACCTGTCATTAGGATTGATGTTAGCACAGGTGCAGAAAGGATGTGGCTATCCAGTAGCGATCGCTGAAGCACATAATCAAGCAGTAGTCCGCGGTGGCGATAAAGCCCGCTTCTTCGCCCTACTGGAAAAACAAATGATTAAAGCCGGAATCAGAAATGTCGGCACTTCTTACAAAGAAGCGCGGAAGCGGGGAAGCATTGCTTAA
- a CDS encoding adenylate/guanylate cyclase domain-containing protein, with protein sequence MNSALQDDSSAYSHTTMKYQVLDRIFNKSSFPRKFERLELDEHLRIVELSEQVQRFADRPEEVVLLKDIRLSFPEFIGLEDILKDILQGEQELFELEGIGRCSENQADVYMNIYIIGEQREIKSESRLIILIEDITETMALKQKLAQRANEANLLSNALMAYKNYMDQVITTMADALLVTSNAGKIKKANFAAQKLFGFSETELIGQSISLIIDDHQLVQNAVRQNILFQHYFQNIEVVCRNKRQDKLLIAFSCSVIHRKIEGLEDIVYIGRDITTRQRREQRICAQYAITQILSESQSIKQAMPKILQAICQTLGWDLGELWTPTEYITRRVQQDSSNAVLRCVEIWSSRVVSVREFKAITWQTTYNSGVGLPGKIWVRRSPCWIKDIADDHDLQRSQPAATAGLHAAFGFPILDESKILGVMTFFSREAQPKDVELLQMMVSVGSQISHFIKRKQAEAALIESEEQYRDLLENANDLIQSVNVYGRFLYVNDAWRNTLKYSEAEIANMNVFEIIHSDFKTQSRQQFYRAMLGEKLEQLQTAFITKDGQTIYLEGNINCKFVEGKPVATRGIFRNITRRLAAETALRQQQEQTEHLTQNILPSDLQQQPESITGDLREVTVLVADIVGLTEMAADVSAMQLVNVLNSIFAAFDRLMAKYSLEKIKTVGDAYIVMGSHAPAIAQMAIDMQTAIAILNVENRQSLNIRIGIHSSLVVAISLEKFTHDTWGDTINIASIMQSQGFTGKIQVTAETYQRLRHKFVLEKCGEIAVKGEGKMTTYLLIGRK encoded by the coding sequence ATGAATTCAGCTTTACAAGACGATTCCAGTGCCTATTCCCACACCACAATGAAATACCAGGTATTAGATCGGATTTTTAATAAATCTTCATTTCCACGCAAATTTGAACGCCTGGAACTAGATGAGCATCTTCGCATTGTAGAGCTATCTGAGCAAGTGCAAAGGTTTGCCGATCGCCCTGAAGAAGTGGTGCTACTTAAAGATATTCGCCTCAGTTTTCCTGAATTTATCGGTTTGGAAGATATTTTAAAAGATATTCTGCAAGGAGAACAGGAACTTTTTGAGTTAGAAGGGATTGGACGATGTTCCGAGAATCAAGCCGATGTCTATATGAATATATATATCATTGGCGAACAACGAGAAATCAAATCAGAAAGCAGATTAATTATCCTCATTGAGGATATAACCGAAACGATGGCTTTAAAACAAAAGTTAGCACAGAGAGCTAATGAAGCCAATCTGTTATCAAATGCCTTAATGGCATACAAAAATTACATGGATCAAGTGATCACTACAATGGCAGATGCCTTGTTGGTGACAAGTAATGCCGGAAAGATAAAAAAAGCTAATTTTGCAGCCCAGAAATTATTTGGTTTTAGTGAAACAGAATTAATTGGTCAGTCAATATCATTAATAATTGACGATCATCAATTAGTCCAAAATGCTGTTCGACAAAATATATTATTTCAGCATTACTTCCAGAATATAGAGGTTGTTTGCCGCAACAAAAGGCAGGACAAGCTATTAATTGCTTTTTCTTGTTCAGTTATTCACAGAAAGATAGAAGGCTTAGAGGATATTGTCTATATTGGACGAGATATTACTACTCGCCAACGCCGAGAACAGAGGATTTGTGCCCAGTATGCGATTACCCAAATTTTATCAGAGTCACAAAGTATTAAGCAGGCAATGCCGAAAATTTTGCAGGCAATTTGTCAAACTCTGGGATGGGATTTAGGTGAATTATGGACACCAACTGAATATATCACCAGACGAGTGCAGCAAGATAGTAGCAACGCAGTCCTGAGGTGTGTAGAAATTTGGTCAAGTCGAGTAGTTTCTGTGCGGGAGTTTAAAGCAATCACTTGGCAGACTACTTATAACTCTGGCGTCGGCTTACCTGGGAAGATTTGGGTAAGACGATCGCCCTGTTGGATTAAGGATATAGCGGATGATCATGACTTGCAGCGATCGCAACCAGCCGCAACCGCTGGATTACACGCTGCCTTTGGCTTTCCTATTCTCGACGAAAGTAAAATTTTGGGTGTCATGACTTTCTTCAGTCGAGAAGCACAACCTAAAGATGTAGAACTACTGCAAATGATGGTGTCTGTGGGTAGTCAAATCTCCCATTTCATCAAACGTAAACAGGCAGAAGCAGCTTTAATAGAAAGTGAGGAACAATATCGAGATTTATTGGAGAATGCTAATGACTTGATTCAATCTGTTAATGTTTATGGTCGGTTTTTATATGTTAATGATGCATGGCGAAATACCTTGAAATATAGCGAAGCTGAAATTGCTAATATGAACGTTTTTGAAATCATCCACTCTGATTTTAAAACACAGAGTCGGCAACAATTTTATCGCGCTATGTTAGGGGAAAAGCTAGAACAACTGCAAACTGCATTCATTACTAAAGATGGTCAAACAATCTACCTAGAAGGGAATATTAACTGCAAATTTGTCGAAGGTAAGCCAGTGGCAACTCGCGGTATTTTCCGCAACATTACCCGGCGATTGGCAGCGGAAACAGCACTACGCCAACAACAGGAACAGACGGAACACTTAACACAGAATATCTTACCAAGCGACCTGCAACAACAACCAGAAAGTATTACAGGAGATTTGAGAGAGGTGACAGTTTTAGTTGCAGATATTGTTGGCTTGACTGAAATGGCTGCTGATGTGAGTGCCATGCAACTGGTAAATGTACTCAACTCAATTTTTGCCGCTTTTGATCGCCTGATGGCAAAATATAGCTTAGAGAAAATCAAGACAGTTGGCGATGCTTATATAGTAATGGGTAGTCATGCCCCAGCGATCGCCCAAATGGCCATAGATATGCAAACAGCGATCGCTATATTGAATGTCGAAAATCGCCAATCACTCAACATCCGCATCGGTATTCATAGTAGCCTTGTAGTTGCAATTAGTCTAGAAAAATTCACCCACGACACCTGGGGAGATACAATCAATATTGCGAGCATTATGCAATCCCAAGGTTTTACTGGCAAAATTCAAGTTACAGCAGAGACATATCAACGGCTACGTCACAAATTTGTGTTAGAAAAATGCGGTGAAATTGCCGTCAAAGGTGAAGGAAAGATGACGACTTATCTGTTGATTGGAAGAAAGTAA
- a CDS encoding acetate--CoA ligase family protein gives MPPQTSTDVVRINARKTDVFDLFNFKYYFGPNPCLDTGALVFHLALTESREPLPIEDYVSIIGDRYPHLANQTYESYAHLFARTVSEVVKLDMGLHLHHWNVQPYPNYMRISIQSLHERTTRATVYFIWDWFEAINQRENFLLDEQLVSLQNGFRKSVYGGPTVYALLRTAEAQGIPAFYLWEEGLMQYGYGKKQVRGVATTFNCDSHLDSDFTTRKDDCKAFLQTLGFPVPKGAIVISKKEALAVAKEIGYPVAIKPVVGHKGIGVTANVQDAHELETAYGRALAAIPEAQPTRIIVEKSISGADFRLLCVNGKFVAATERRPASVVGDGNSTIKELILHENRKPTRLDSPTSPMGKIQLDEAMELYLEAQNLSLDSVIEKDHTIYLRKVANLSAGGMSINATHTVHHDNIILAQDIAQYFQLTCLGIDVIAKNLSESWKSGNLAILEINAAPGVLMHLNPSVGESVDVPSHILANFFASSTDARIPIITFNKISVTELQKTIDHILLQHPEWTIGAVCRDAVLVNRSEKKFNQDYNSNVQNLLRNPKLDLLIAAYREDVLEADGMFYQGSNMVVLDNPTATEMMLMRDVLDGSTVVIKKGDDISIRRKGLIEDYTLGQDEPFNRVYLKEIGTIL, from the coding sequence ATGCCTCCACAAACAAGCACCGATGTCGTCCGCATCAATGCTAGAAAAACTGATGTGTTTGACCTTTTCAATTTCAAGTATTATTTTGGGCCCAATCCCTGTCTAGATACAGGGGCGCTAGTATTCCATTTGGCGCTAACTGAGTCTAGAGAGCCGCTACCCATAGAAGATTATGTTTCTATTATTGGCGATCGCTACCCCCATTTAGCCAACCAAACATACGAATCTTACGCCCATCTCTTCGCCCGCACTGTATCAGAAGTAGTCAAATTAGATATGGGCTTGCACCTCCACCATTGGAACGTCCAGCCATATCCCAATTACATGCGAATCAGCATCCAATCACTGCATGAACGCACAACCAGAGCCACAGTCTACTTCATTTGGGACTGGTTTGAAGCCATTAATCAACGCGAAAACTTCCTCTTGGATGAACAACTTGTCAGCCTACAGAACGGATTTCGGAAATCTGTCTACGGTGGCCCCACGGTTTACGCCTTATTGCGAACAGCCGAAGCACAAGGAATTCCAGCTTTCTATTTATGGGAAGAAGGATTGATGCAATATGGCTATGGAAAAAAACAAGTGCGTGGTGTAGCCACAACATTTAACTGTGATAGCCATTTAGATTCAGATTTCACCACCCGTAAAGATGACTGCAAAGCATTTTTACAAACCCTCGGTTTTCCCGTCCCCAAAGGTGCGATCGTCATCTCCAAAAAAGAAGCCCTAGCGGTAGCCAAAGAAATTGGCTATCCAGTAGCAATTAAGCCTGTGGTTGGTCACAAAGGAATTGGCGTCACCGCTAATGTTCAAGACGCCCACGAGCTAGAAACTGCTTATGGTAGAGCATTAGCAGCGATTCCAGAAGCACAACCAACGCGGATAATTGTAGAAAAAAGTATCTCAGGAGCAGATTTTCGCTTGCTGTGTGTCAATGGCAAATTTGTCGCCGCCACCGAACGCCGTCCCGCATCAGTAGTCGGTGATGGAAACTCAACAATTAAAGAGTTAATTCTGCATGAAAACCGCAAACCCACGCGACTTGATTCACCCACCTCGCCAATGGGTAAAATTCAGCTTGACGAAGCGATGGAACTGTATCTAGAAGCGCAAAACTTGTCCTTAGATAGTGTGATTGAGAAAGACCATACTATTTATCTCCGCAAAGTCGCCAATCTCTCAGCAGGAGGTATGAGTATTAATGCAACCCATACAGTTCATCATGACAACATTATCCTAGCTCAAGACATAGCCCAATACTTCCAACTCACTTGTCTTGGCATTGATGTCATTGCCAAAAATCTTTCTGAATCTTGGAAGTCAGGGAACCTTGCCATTTTAGAAATAAACGCTGCACCGGGTGTTTTGATGCATCTTAACCCTAGTGTCGGTGAAAGTGTTGATGTACCTTCCCATATCTTGGCAAACTTTTTTGCGTCGTCAACAGATGCCAGAATACCAATTATTACCTTTAACAAAATTTCAGTTACCGAACTGCAAAAAACCATTGACCACATTCTTTTACAACATCCAGAATGGACTATTGGCGCTGTTTGTCGTGATGCTGTTTTAGTCAACCGTTCCGAAAAAAAATTCAACCAAGACTACAACAGTAATGTCCAAAATTTACTCAGAAATCCCAAGCTTGACTTACTAATTGCTGCCTACCGAGAAGATGTCCTAGAAGCAGATGGGATGTTTTACCAAGGTAGTAACATGGTAGTTCTGGATAATCCCACCGCAACTGAAATGATGTTGATGCGGGATGTCCTTGATGGCTCTACAGTAGTGATTAAGAAAGGAGACGATATCTCTATTAGACGTAAGGGCTTAATTGAAGACTACACATTAGGTCAAGACGAACCATTTAACCGGGTTTACTTGAAAGAAATCGGCACAATTTTGTAA
- a CDS encoding 3-deoxy-7-phosphoheptulonate synthase yields MHNQLFNTNIDNSHVLLTPNEVKLKLPLTPSAEHTVLKYRQELEQILDFQDSRKFVVVGPCSIHDPKAALEYSEKLSILSEKVKDKMLLIMRVYFEKPRTTVGWKGLINDPEMDDSFHVENGLLIARSLLLQIAELGLPAGTEALDPIIPQYISELIAWSAIGARTTESQTHREMSSGLSMPVGFKNGTDGNIQVALNALQSARNPHNFLGINQDGQVSVFQTKGNAYGHVILRGGNQPNYDAANVQQVEEKLKAAKLSPRIVIDCSHGNTNKDYKLQSAVFADVIQQIVDGNTSIVGMMLESNLYEGSQSINCRREELQYGVSVTDKCIGWEETERVILAAYAKLK; encoded by the coding sequence ATGCACAACCAATTATTCAACACCAACATTGATAATTCTCACGTTTTATTAACTCCGAACGAAGTAAAATTAAAACTACCTTTGACTCCCTCTGCTGAACACACAGTTTTAAAATATAGACAAGAATTAGAACAAATTCTAGATTTTCAAGACAGCAGAAAATTCGTTGTAGTTGGTCCCTGTTCCATTCACGATCCAAAAGCAGCACTGGAATATTCAGAGAAACTGAGTATTTTATCTGAGAAAGTCAAGGATAAAATGCTGTTGATTATGCGGGTGTATTTTGAAAAACCAAGAACAACTGTAGGTTGGAAAGGACTAATTAATGATCCTGAGATGGATGATTCTTTCCATGTGGAAAATGGTTTATTGATTGCTCGGAGTCTGCTTTTGCAAATTGCCGAGTTGGGATTACCTGCTGGTACAGAAGCTCTTGATCCAATAATACCACAATACATTAGTGAATTGATTGCGTGGTCTGCCATTGGCGCACGCACAACTGAATCACAAACGCATCGGGAAATGTCCAGTGGGCTTTCGATGCCGGTAGGTTTTAAAAACGGTACTGATGGTAATATTCAAGTAGCTTTAAATGCCTTGCAATCAGCGAGAAACCCACACAATTTTCTGGGAATTAATCAAGACGGACAAGTGAGCGTATTTCAAACTAAAGGTAATGCTTACGGGCATGTAATTTTACGAGGTGGTAATCAACCTAATTATGATGCAGCAAATGTGCAACAGGTAGAAGAGAAATTAAAAGCAGCAAAGTTATCACCAAGAATAGTTATTGACTGTAGCCACGGCAATACAAATAAAGATTACAAGTTACAATCGGCTGTGTTTGCAGATGTAATTCAACAAATAGTTGATGGTAATACATCAATCGTCGGGATGATGCTGGAATCTAATTTATATGAAGGTAGTCAATCGATTAATTGTCGGCGAGAGGAATTGCAATATGGTGTTTCTGTGACAGATAAATGTATTGGCTGGGAGGAAACAGAAAGAGTTATCCTAGCAGCTTATGCGAAACTCAAATAG